One genomic segment of Alosa sapidissima isolate fAloSap1 chromosome 13, fAloSap1.pri, whole genome shotgun sequence includes these proteins:
- the aqp7 gene encoding aquaporin-7 — protein MHRVKSGRRTTGQMRDSQTMLEEGRVGEQRESKGATMAWVRNEVVRVGLAETLGTFVMMVFGLGSVAQVVTGTGAFGEFLSINLGFGLGVAMGVHVAGKVSGAHMNAAVSFTMCVFGRLKWTMLPLYIASQFLGSFLAAGTVFSLYYDAIYHYSGGNFTVTGPKATAGIFATYPAPYLSLHAGFLDQVLGTAMLLLCLMALSDQRNQPAPIGSEPLAAGLLVILIGISLGSNSGYAINPTRDLAPRVFSALAGWGPDVFKAGGGWWWVPVMAPLVGGVIGALIYKVFVEMHHPSVDKRGLGSNNKPESEPLDQLKKAAAAEMCV, from the exons ATGCACCGGGT AAAGAGTGGGAGGAGAACGACAGGACAAATGAGGGACTCTCAGACCATGCTGGAAGAGGGGCGAGTGGGGGAACAGAGGGAGAGCAAAGGGGCCACCATGGCGTGGGTCAGGAACGAGGTCGTCCGCGTGGGGCTAGCCGAGACCCTCGGCACATTCGTTATGATG GTGTTCGGGCTGGGCTCAGTGGCTCAGGTGGTCACTGGGACAGGAGCATTTGGGGAGTTCCTGAGCATCAACCTAGGTTTTGGGCTAGGTGTGGCTATGGGTGTGCATGTCGCTGGCAAAGTTTCAG gtgctcACATGAATGCAGCGGTCTCCTTTACTATGTGTGTCTTTGGACGTCTGAAGTGGACGATGCTGCCCTTGTATATCGCATCCCAGTTCCTGGGATCTTTTCTAGCGGCTGGAACAGTCTTTTCCCTCTACTATG ATGCCATTTATCACTACAGTGGGGGAAACTTCACGGTGACTGGCCCTAAAGCAACAGCTGGGATTTTTGCCACCTACCCGGCCCCATACCTCTCTCTCCATGCTGGCTTCCTAGACCAG GTGCTGGGCACTGCCATGCTGCTGCTTTGCCTGATGGCCCTGTCAGATCAGCGAAACCAGCCTGCACCGATCGGTAGTGAACCTCTGGCTGCCGGCCTCCTGGTCATCCTGATTGGTATCTCTTTGGGCAGTAACAGCGGCTATGCCATCAATCCCACGAGAGACTTGGCACCCCGCGTCTTCAGTGCCCTCGCTGGATGGGGACCTGATGTGTTCAA GGCGGGCGGTGGATGGTGGTGGGTCCCTGTCATGGCCCCTTTGGTTGGTGGGGTCATTGGTGCCCTGATCTACAAAGTATTTGTGGAGATGCATCACCCCTCCGTGGACAAGCGTGGACTTGGGTCTAATAACAAGCCTGAGAGTGAGCCGCTGGACCAGCTGAAAAAAGCAGCTGCagctgaaatgtgtgtgtag